The Grimontia kaedaensis genome has a window encoding:
- a CDS encoding LysR substrate-binding domain-containing protein: protein MDESKFQDIPPMNAMVSFDAVIKSGTIAGAAQMLNLTSSAVSQRIKQLESWFRAPLFHRNGGKLELTEIGRQLAASSTTAFDQLLATTHQIRSAAASSEITISAISSFAYLRLMEALPDFYAACPDLSVTLDANNSKVDFRAQSLDLAIRYTYQPYDEGLVFEKIADEEIFPCVSPELLERVQSDDLKTLLDHSAMIIDSSPQLVNVQPGWQQWLNKFEDFEVEGYKSLRFNEYQYAQKTAIEGHGVLFARSVLAESAIASGELIRIGEHSMPSASSYYLVSRKDVPLKPPAREFAKWFREWFEMKEA, encoded by the coding sequence ATGGACGAGAGCAAGTTTCAGGATATTCCACCGATGAACGCCATGGTGTCGTTTGATGCGGTAATAAAAAGCGGCACCATTGCCGGTGCAGCGCAGATGCTTAACCTCACCTCTTCGGCTGTCAGCCAGCGAATCAAACAACTGGAATCCTGGTTTCGTGCCCCCCTGTTCCATCGAAATGGCGGAAAGTTGGAACTGACCGAGATAGGCCGCCAACTTGCCGCATCCAGCACCACCGCTTTTGACCAACTTCTCGCCACCACCCATCAAATTCGTTCTGCCGCCGCGAGTAGTGAAATCACCATTAGTGCTATCTCATCATTCGCCTATTTACGATTGATGGAAGCCCTACCCGACTTCTACGCCGCCTGCCCTGATCTCAGCGTGACGCTGGATGCCAACAACAGCAAAGTCGACTTCCGCGCCCAATCTCTCGACCTCGCGATTCGCTATACGTATCAGCCTTATGATGAAGGCTTAGTGTTCGAAAAAATCGCCGATGAAGAGATCTTCCCCTGCGTCAGCCCCGAATTATTGGAGCGTGTACAAAGCGACGATTTAAAAACGCTCCTCGACCACTCCGCCATGATTATCGATTCCAGCCCGCAGTTGGTGAACGTCCAACCCGGCTGGCAACAATGGCTTAATAAGTTCGAAGACTTCGAGGTTGAAGGCTACAAAAGCCTGAGATTCAACGAATACCAATACGCTCAAAAGACAGCGATTGAAGGGCACGGCGTGTTGTTCGCCCGCAGCGTATTAGCAGAGTCCGCCATTGCCAGCGGAGAGTTGATAAGAATCGGCGAACATTCCATGCCTTCGGCATCAAGCTACTACTTGGTTTCAAGAAAAGATGTGCCGCTAAAACCACCCGCGCGCGAGTTCGCCAAATGGTTCAGGGAATGGTTTGAGATGAAGGAAGCCTAA
- the prs gene encoding ribose-phosphate diphosphokinase, protein MKISAIDQVGNIRSVNTTAFTFSGGEEQVRVDVEQLENAARILIKARIQSSSDLMKLLMTTDAIKRATFDAVPIELTLPYFPYARQDRVCVEGEALGAAVMASLINQQGFAKVTLWDVHSDVSTALVERVNNVSQAEIFTKCEALVELMNSDEVILVSPDAGASKKTQKLAEIFDGRPSVIQAQKVRDLKTGEIVKTVIEGNVEGKSVLIADDICDGGRTFIELAKVLKSAGADKVSLFVTHGIFSNGMAVFDGFIDEVYTTDSFKAKEEYDTAANVTLNVISL, encoded by the coding sequence ATGAAAATTTCAGCGATTGATCAAGTGGGTAATATCAGAAGCGTAAACACCACAGCATTTACTTTTTCCGGTGGTGAAGAGCAAGTGAGAGTGGACGTGGAGCAACTGGAAAATGCGGCGCGCATTCTGATTAAAGCTCGCATTCAAAGCTCATCAGATCTTATGAAGCTTCTAATGACCACTGACGCGATTAAGCGCGCAACGTTTGATGCTGTTCCTATTGAGCTTACTTTGCCTTATTTCCCTTATGCCCGTCAGGACAGAGTGTGTGTAGAAGGGGAGGCTTTAGGAGCCGCAGTTATGGCTTCTCTGATCAATCAACAGGGATTCGCGAAAGTAACGCTTTGGGATGTTCACAGTGATGTTTCTACCGCTCTTGTTGAGCGTGTGAACAATGTATCGCAGGCAGAAATCTTTACTAAATGCGAAGCGTTAGTTGAGCTCATGAACAGCGACGAAGTGATTTTGGTTTCCCCTGATGCAGGAGCGAGCAAAAAGACACAAAAACTGGCTGAAATTTTTGATGGTCGACCATCTGTGATTCAGGCGCAGAAAGTTCGGGATCTGAAAACGGGTGAGATTGTTAAAACCGTCATTGAAGGAAATGTTGAAGGTAAATCTGTCCTCATTGCTGATGATATTTGCGATGGAGGAAGAACCTTTATTGAGCTTGCCAAAGTTCTTAAGTCAGCTGGTGCGGATAAGGTATCTCTGTTTGTTACACACGGTATTTTTTCGAACGGTATGGCAGTGTTTGATGGCTTCATTGACGAGGTTTACACCACTGACTCGTTCAAAGCTAAAGAAGAATACGACACAGCGGCCAACGTAACACTCAACGTCATTAGCTTATAA
- a CDS encoding DMT family transporter: protein MMKPNTIGKVEMILAMMLSSTIGVFVYESGQSPLNAVFYRCLFGFMFLGFYAWVRGYLDPSKVTGKEWLLMLAGGVTLVLNWCFLFTSFSFAPIGITTVAYHTQPIFVLLIAALFLRERFEAHNWFWVVVAFSGVLMIVDPFSSGWSENLIFGISSALIAAIFYALTTLITQRLTHIKPHLIATVHLALGTLMMVTFAPVKEVPAAGHHWYWLLALGFLQTAVMYILLYGAFQKLETPMIAVLAYVYPVATVMVDYLVYGNAITPLMTLGMVAILFAGFAMNRNIRPFQWKRKAQTC from the coding sequence ATGATGAAGCCAAATACTATCGGTAAAGTGGAAATGATTCTGGCGATGATGCTTTCGAGTACCATCGGCGTGTTTGTGTATGAATCGGGGCAATCACCGCTCAATGCGGTGTTTTATCGCTGTCTGTTTGGATTCATGTTTCTCGGTTTTTACGCTTGGGTGCGCGGTTATCTGGATCCTTCCAAGGTCACGGGGAAAGAGTGGTTATTGATGCTGGCGGGTGGCGTCACTCTGGTGCTGAACTGGTGTTTTCTCTTTACCTCGTTCAGTTTTGCCCCGATTGGCATCACTACGGTGGCATATCACACGCAGCCGATTTTCGTGTTGTTGATTGCGGCGCTGTTTTTGCGTGAACGGTTTGAGGCGCACAACTGGTTCTGGGTGGTGGTAGCATTTTCCGGCGTGCTGATGATTGTGGATCCGTTCTCCAGCGGTTGGAGCGAAAACCTGATTTTTGGTATCAGCAGTGCACTAATAGCGGCGATATTTTATGCCCTAACGACTTTGATTACACAGCGACTGACGCATATCAAACCGCATTTGATTGCGACTGTGCATCTCGCTCTCGGCACCTTGATGATGGTGACTTTTGCACCCGTTAAGGAAGTTCCGGCAGCAGGCCATCATTGGTATTGGTTGCTGGCGCTGGGATTCTTGCAGACGGCGGTGATGTACATTTTGCTCTATGGCGCATTCCAGAAACTGGAAACCCCAATGATTGCGGTGCTGGCCTATGTTTACCCGGTAGCAACAGTGATGGTGGATTACCTGGTTTATGGCAATGCCATCACGCCACTGATGACGCTCGGCATGGTAGCCATTCTTTTCGCGGGATTTGCGATGAACCGAAATATCCGCCCATTTCAATGGAAGCGAAAAGCGCAGACCTGCTGA
- a CDS encoding nicotinate phosphoribosyltransferase: MTIIAPSMQKDVYKEFHARAYHPDVSEVYANYTSRSGKLSNVAENDKVAFVGLQYFIKSYLMEEWDAFFSADKETAVANHKRVMSAMLGYPVDVSYLEELHDLGYLPLKIKALPEGTLVPYQVPPMTVVNTKEGFQWLTNMIETVLSAENWPIQTSATTSVAYLKVFKEFAAKTGLAKEFVPFQGHDFSFRGMFGKQAAAMSGFGHLASGLVGTDTIPAVLFAEKYYGANVDQELVGCSVDATEHSVTCSWLLEGEIEFFRYLMREQSPKGILSVVSDTWDFWTLVTEYLPQLKDEILAREGTLVIRPDSGDPVKILTGYKASPVSEYSELANSQSEAEQDALESGYEAYRWNGQFYGVFEGQTIELMDCEVKGLIECLWDIFGGTMTDKGFKLLDEHIGAIYGDAITLPRQRDILQRLMDKGFASKVVLGIGSYSYQYVTRDTHGSAVKATSVVKNGERVAIFKDPKTDTKKKSAKGLLKVEDVGGELVLFDNVSEAEEAEGLLEVVFEDGKLVKETSLAEIRSVIDSQI; the protein is encoded by the coding sequence ATGACTATTATTGCCCCAAGTATGCAAAAAGATGTTTATAAAGAGTTCCATGCGCGAGCTTATCACCCAGACGTCTCAGAAGTTTATGCAAACTACACGTCACGCAGCGGGAAGCTAAGTAACGTTGCTGAAAATGACAAAGTTGCGTTTGTTGGTCTGCAATATTTCATTAAGAGCTATTTGATGGAAGAGTGGGATGCTTTCTTCAGTGCAGATAAAGAAACGGCAGTGGCAAACCACAAGCGAGTAATGAGCGCCATGCTGGGATATCCGGTTGATGTGAGCTATTTGGAAGAGTTACACGATCTGGGTTATCTACCCCTTAAAATTAAAGCGCTGCCTGAAGGAACCCTGGTGCCTTATCAAGTGCCACCAATGACGGTGGTAAATACCAAAGAAGGTTTTCAGTGGCTAACCAATATGATCGAAACGGTGTTGAGTGCAGAGAACTGGCCGATTCAAACCAGTGCAACAACCTCAGTAGCCTACCTGAAAGTCTTTAAAGAATTTGCGGCTAAAACAGGCTTGGCGAAGGAGTTTGTTCCCTTCCAAGGGCACGATTTCAGTTTCAGAGGGATGTTCGGTAAGCAAGCAGCAGCAATGAGTGGTTTTGGCCACTTGGCATCTGGCCTTGTTGGTACCGATACGATTCCGGCTGTATTGTTCGCTGAGAAATATTACGGAGCAAATGTAGATCAAGAACTGGTAGGTTGCTCTGTCGATGCGACTGAACACTCGGTGACGTGTTCATGGCTGCTTGAAGGTGAGATTGAGTTCTTCCGCTACCTGATGAGAGAGCAATCACCGAAGGGAATTTTGAGTGTCGTTTCGGATACCTGGGATTTCTGGACGCTGGTAACAGAGTATCTTCCCCAGTTAAAAGATGAAATTCTAGCGAGAGAAGGCACTTTGGTTATCCGCCCGGACTCAGGAGATCCAGTTAAAATCCTGACGGGTTACAAAGCGTCTCCCGTATCTGAGTACTCAGAGCTTGCAAACTCTCAAAGTGAGGCGGAGCAAGATGCGCTTGAAAGTGGCTATGAAGCCTATCGCTGGAATGGTCAGTTTTATGGGGTTTTTGAAGGCCAAACCATTGAGTTGATGGACTGCGAAGTAAAAGGACTTATCGAGTGCTTGTGGGATATTTTCGGTGGCACGATGACAGATAAGGGGTTCAAACTTCTCGATGAACACATCGGTGCTATTTATGGCGATGCCATCACGCTACCTCGTCAGCGTGATATCCTTCAAAGACTGATGGATAAAGGGTTTGCCTCAAAAGTCGTATTGGGGATTGGTTCATACAGCTATCAGTACGTCACCCGAGATACCCACGGTTCGGCAGTGAAAGCGACAAGTGTTGTGAAAAACGGTGAACGAGTTGCTATTTTCAAGGACCCAAAAACGGATACCAAAAAGAAATCAGCGAAGGGATTGCTCAAGGTTGAGGACGTGGGAGGCGAGTTAGTGCTGTTTGATAACGTCTCAGAAGCCGAAGAAGCAGAAGGGTTGCTGGAGGTGGTATTTGAGGATGGCAAACTTGTTAAGGAAACTTCATTGGCAGAAATCCGCTCAGTGATTGATAGTCAAATCTAG
- a CDS encoding MAPEG family protein — protein MMDFVQPYIDTVLVLGLTGFLFFIQLMVADVVRLKAKCVPGYPIEPSHSSILFRATRAIENSNESAAILILFSLFAILSSADPDWVNTSAFIYLGGRILHMLCYYLNLKLGRSVAFVISLIGLLGMFIAGIKGWG, from the coding sequence ATGATGGATTTTGTTCAACCTTACATCGATACCGTGTTGGTACTAGGCCTTACCGGTTTTCTCTTTTTTATTCAGTTGATGGTAGCGGATGTGGTGCGGCTAAAGGCGAAATGTGTGCCTGGCTACCCAATTGAGCCAAGCCATTCGAGCATTCTGTTCCGTGCTACCCGCGCAATTGAAAACAGCAACGAAAGCGCGGCAATTCTGATCCTTTTCTCTCTGTTTGCCATTCTTTCTTCTGCCGACCCAGATTGGGTAAATACCAGTGCGTTTATCTATTTAGGCGGACGCATACTCCACATGCTCTGTTACTACCTAAACTTAAAACTCGGCCGAAGTGTAGCTTTTGTAATTAGCTTGATAGGTTTGCTGGGCATGTTCATTGCGGGGATTAAAGGTTGGGGCTGA
- a CDS encoding NUDIX hydrolase: protein MPNGNQNSHTNPQFTVDSVLFTVADGTLKVLLVKRANQPFEGLWGLPGGFIDQDLDLNTDDTAKRKLKEKTSVEPQYLEQLQVFSGDKRDPRGYSITLVYYALVTEQKVSTHISTVDDVAWFDVNALAEITLAFDHFALIQTARQRLQQKALYSMVPVYCMPERFTIGQLKSVIETIIEKPIQRKSLIRRIEASEMFEGIEEKVRSGGRLAQLYKVKSGVDIAHFERNFSV, encoded by the coding sequence ATGCCAAACGGAAACCAAAATAGCCATACGAATCCGCAATTTACGGTAGACAGCGTTCTATTTACCGTCGCAGACGGAACACTCAAGGTGTTACTCGTCAAACGTGCTAATCAGCCTTTTGAGGGATTGTGGGGTTTGCCTGGCGGCTTCATTGACCAAGATTTGGATCTGAATACAGACGATACGGCAAAGCGAAAACTAAAAGAGAAGACCAGTGTTGAGCCGCAGTACTTAGAGCAATTACAAGTTTTCTCCGGCGACAAGCGTGACCCGCGAGGCTACAGCATCACTTTGGTTTACTATGCCCTTGTCACAGAACAAAAGGTCTCTACGCACATCAGTACGGTTGACGATGTAGCGTGGTTTGATGTGAACGCACTGGCTGAAATCACGCTTGCTTTTGACCACTTCGCACTCATTCAGACAGCTCGCCAGCGCCTGCAACAGAAAGCCCTCTACTCTATGGTGCCTGTCTATTGCATGCCTGAGAGGTTTACTATCGGCCAATTAAAGAGTGTGATTGAAACCATTATTGAAAAGCCGATTCAGCGTAAAAGTCTGATTCGCCGAATTGAAGCATCAGAAATGTTTGAAGGCATTGAGGAAAAAGTACGTTCAGGTGGCCGTCTGGCACAGTTATACAAGGTGAAAAGCGGCGTTGATATCGCGCATTTCGAGCGTAATTTTAGCGTTTAG